One genomic window of Panicum hallii strain FIL2 chromosome 6, PHallii_v3.1, whole genome shotgun sequence includes the following:
- the LOC112897155 gene encoding probable E3 ubiquitin ligase SUD1 isoform X1, which yields MADAAAMPPRPPGPGEEVEDEEEDACRICHLPAEADRPLRHPCACRGSIRFVHDDCLLRWLATRRGSSASRCEVCKRAISIAPVYAANAPARLPLPEFMLGLANKLMAWTLLLLSLLFAVCVWEFLMPLTTLWVWRLALSRTLAQVRRLLSLRATAFSRPYALRFMPSPDTVLACVSVRRAFLRELPHLRQLNAPARIATDALAPVAQWVARVEAHLQNRFGGLDTLQLLALHTVEASLMVVIGDVAFALLLGFLPFSLGRIVLCCFSFATVDVALSYTSTASVLLVGYGFILMVVLLFIGLHAFQQYSRGERLTITIYFDVLTNWVCWPFSPLRMLPSIHGVLDRTCSFLQHFFWGIISVANVSLNLAAILVICPLIFGWLLDICTSELFGVNIPQKLQLLFASSFASNALHWLIGCICLKLHYSLSSLLCPVLRLGVSAPFVDTTGGQIKIGEPFCNFYFKILLGLFLSVIYVAMLILVPVEIAFHLAPTVFPLDITYFDPPTQGTVFWQATRNYVELLSGVLLLKFLVCNALKYLEPGALVQKALRNWFATTEQALGLTGLLIAQPDGSGESELGNSGIPKDQHNRPAEAKDKRRSAAVRMVLLVVLAWLTSLIFNAALLVVPVLVGRALLFAIPQLPVAGALKSNDLFAFAVGFCILSTIFAASRDAFAYAKSGRTRLLISIICNWGTTALKSSPLLFLWVVTIPFLIGLLVDCLLISPFVENEVPVLDVFCTWFLGLQLLKFWTKLVHLTRVAPFLAYVIDQRWDRKLTQAREDGFSGLRAMWVLRDILMPIIVKLLSALCVPYVLAKGVSPVFGYSATVNSAVLRFAWLGSLAMCVLCYIAKLLCRLVVRLHDSIRDERYLVGQRLQNYTDNM from the exons ATGGCCGACGCGGCGGCGATGCCCCCTCGCCCGCCCGGGCCCGGCGAAGAGGTGGAAGACGAAGAGGAGGACGCGTGCCGCATCTGCCACCTCCCGGCCGAGGCGGACCGCCCCCTGCGCCACCCCTGCGCCTGCCGCGGAAGCATCAGGTTCGTCCACGACGATTGCCTGCTCCGATGGCTCGCCACGCGGCGCGGAAGCTCGGCGTCCAGATGCGAG GTGTGCAAGCGCGCCATCTCCATCGCCCCCGTCTACGCTGCGAACGCTCCCGCCAGGCTGCCCCTCCCCGAGTTCATGCTCGGCCTCGCCAACAAGCTCATGGCCTGGACGCTCctgctcctctccctcctcttcgCCGTCTGCGTCTGGGAGTTCCTCATGCCGCTCACCACCCTCTGGGTCTGGCGCCTCGCCCTCTCCAGGACCTTGGCTCAAGTGCGCCGCCTCCTCTCCCTCCGCGCCACTGCCTTCTCCAGGCCCTACGCCCTGAGGTTCATGCCCTCGCCTGACACCGTCCTCGCCTGCGTCTCCGTCAGAAGAGCCTTCCTCAGAGAGCTCCCCCACCTTAGGCAGCTCAACGCCCCTGCTAGGATCGCTACCGATGCCCTTGCTCCCGTTGCGCAATGGGTGGCGCGGGTCGAAGCTCACCTGCAGAACCGCTTTGGAGGATTGGATACCTTGCAGCTCCTTGCGCTGCACACCGTCGAAGCATCCCTAATG GTGGTGATAGGTGATGTGGCATTTGCTCTTCTGCTTGGATTTCTCCCCTTCTCACTGGGAAGAATAGTATTATGCTGTTTCAGTTTTGCCACTGTGGATGTAGCCCTCTCCTACACTTCAACAGCTTCTGTACTTTTAGTTGGATATGGGTTTATCCTTATGGTGGTGCTTCTCTTTATTGGCTTGCATGCTTTCCAGCAATACTCAAGGGGCGAGCGCCTTACCATCACAATTTATTTTGATGTATTAACCAACTGGGTGTGCTGGCCGTTTAGCCCTCTTAGAATGCTGCCTAGCATACATGGGGTGCTCGATAGGACATGCAGTTTTTTGCAGcacttcttctgggggatcatAAGTGTAGCCAATGTTTCTCTTAACCTTGCAGCGATACTTGTGATATGCCCATTGATCTTTGGCTGGTTGCTTGATATCTGCACTTCAGAATTGTTTGGTGTGAACATACCTCAGAAGCTCCAACTTCTATTTGCTTCATCATTTGCTtctaatgcccttcactggctTATTGGATGCATCTGTTTGAAGCTTCACTACTCACTTTCCAGTCTTCTTTGCCCG GTATTGAGGCTAGGAGTTAGTGCCCCTTTTGTCGACACTACTGGAGGCCAAATCAAGATAGGGGAGCCattctgcaacttttatttcaaGATTCTGCTGGGTCTTTTTCTCAGCGTTATCTATGTTGCAATGCTCATTCTTGTCCCTGTTGAAATTGCTTTTCATTTGGCACCTACTGTGTTCCCGTTAGACATCAC CTACTTTGATCCTCCAACTCAGGGCACAGTATTTTGGCAAGCAACACGGAACTATGTAGAATTACTATCAGGTGTTCTTCTTCTGAAGTTTCTAGTTTGCAATGCACTGAAATACCTTGAGCCTGGTGCGCTCGTGCAGAAGGCACTGCGGAATTGGTTTGCCACTACTGAACAGGCTCTTGGTTTGACCGGTTTATTGATTGCCCAGCCTGATGGCTCTGGTGAATCCGAGCTTGGAAATAGTGGCATACCAAAAGATCAGCACAACAGGCCTGCTGAGGCTAAGGACAAAAG GAGATCTGCTGCTGTTCGTATGGTGCTACTTGTGGTGCTAGCGTGGCTTACTTCATTGATATTCAATGCTGCTCTACTTGTTGTTCCAGTCTTAGTTGGACGTGCATTGTTGTTTGCCATCCCTCAGTTGCCAGTAGCAGGTGCTTTGAAGTCCAATG ATCTTTTTGCATTTGCTGTTGGATTTTGCATCTTGTCAACTATTTTTGCTGCCTCTAGAGATGCCTTTGCTTACGCTAAGTCTGGGAGGACACGCCTTCTGATTTCTATTATCTGCAATTGGGGTACAACTGCTTTGAAGAGTTCTCCACTTTTGTTCCTATGG GTTGTCACCATTCCCTTTCTGATCGGATTGCTGGTTGATTGTCTACTGATATCACCCTTCGTGGAAAATGAAGTTCCAGTTCTGGATGTCTTCTGTACTTGGTTCCTGGGGTTGCAATTGCTGAAATTCTGGACTAAGTTG GTTCACTTGACAAGGGTTGCACCTTTCCTGGCCTATGTCATCGATCAAAGGTGGGATCGGAAGCTAACTCAGGCAAGGGAGGATGGGTTTTCAGGGCTCAGGGCAATGTGGGTCTTGCGAGATATACTGATGCCGATCATCGTGAAGCTACTGTCTGCTCTCTGTGTTCCTTATGTGCTCGCAAAAGGCGTCTCCCCAGTATTTGGCTACTCTGCTACCGTGAACTCTGCAGTGCTTCGTTTTGCATGGCTAGGGAGCCTTGCCATGTGTGTGCTCTGTTATATAGCCAAGTTACTCTGCAGGCTCGTCGTCAGACTCCACGATTCTATCAGGGATGAGCGCTATCTCGTCGGGCAGAGGTTGCAGAACTACACTGACAATATGTAG
- the LOC112897155 gene encoding probable E3 ubiquitin ligase SUD1 isoform X2, with protein sequence MADAAAMPPRPPGPGEEVEDEEEDACRICHLPAEADRPLRHPCACRGSIRFVHDDCLLRWLATRRGSSASRCEVCKRAISIAPVYAANAPARLPLPEFMLGLANKLMAWTLLLLSLLFAVCVWEFLMPLTTLWVWRLALSRTLAQVRRLLSLRATAFSRPYALRFMPSPDTVLACVSVRRAFLRELPHLRQLNAPARIATDALAPVAQWVARVEAHLQNRFGGLDTLQLLALHTVEASLMVVIAILVICPLIFGWLLDICTSELFGVNIPQKLQLLFASSFASNALHWLIGCICLKLHYSLSSLLCPVLRLGVSAPFVDTTGGQIKIGEPFCNFYFKILLGLFLSVIYVAMLILVPVEIAFHLAPTVFPLDITYFDPPTQGTVFWQATRNYVELLSGVLLLKFLVCNALKYLEPGALVQKALRNWFATTEQALGLTGLLIAQPDGSGESELGNSGIPKDQHNRPAEAKDKRRSAAVRMVLLVVLAWLTSLIFNAALLVVPVLVGRALLFAIPQLPVAGALKSNDLFAFAVGFCILSTIFAASRDAFAYAKSGRTRLLISIICNWGTTALKSSPLLFLWVVTIPFLIGLLVDCLLISPFVENEVPVLDVFCTWFLGLQLLKFWTKLVHLTRVAPFLAYVIDQRWDRKLTQAREDGFSGLRAMWVLRDILMPIIVKLLSALCVPYVLAKGVSPVFGYSATVNSAVLRFAWLGSLAMCVLCYIAKLLCRLVVRLHDSIRDERYLVGQRLQNYTDNM encoded by the exons ATGGCCGACGCGGCGGCGATGCCCCCTCGCCCGCCCGGGCCCGGCGAAGAGGTGGAAGACGAAGAGGAGGACGCGTGCCGCATCTGCCACCTCCCGGCCGAGGCGGACCGCCCCCTGCGCCACCCCTGCGCCTGCCGCGGAAGCATCAGGTTCGTCCACGACGATTGCCTGCTCCGATGGCTCGCCACGCGGCGCGGAAGCTCGGCGTCCAGATGCGAG GTGTGCAAGCGCGCCATCTCCATCGCCCCCGTCTACGCTGCGAACGCTCCCGCCAGGCTGCCCCTCCCCGAGTTCATGCTCGGCCTCGCCAACAAGCTCATGGCCTGGACGCTCctgctcctctccctcctcttcgCCGTCTGCGTCTGGGAGTTCCTCATGCCGCTCACCACCCTCTGGGTCTGGCGCCTCGCCCTCTCCAGGACCTTGGCTCAAGTGCGCCGCCTCCTCTCCCTCCGCGCCACTGCCTTCTCCAGGCCCTACGCCCTGAGGTTCATGCCCTCGCCTGACACCGTCCTCGCCTGCGTCTCCGTCAGAAGAGCCTTCCTCAGAGAGCTCCCCCACCTTAGGCAGCTCAACGCCCCTGCTAGGATCGCTACCGATGCCCTTGCTCCCGTTGCGCAATGGGTGGCGCGGGTCGAAGCTCACCTGCAGAACCGCTTTGGAGGATTGGATACCTTGCAGCTCCTTGCGCTGCACACCGTCGAAGCATCCCTAATG GTGGTGATAG CGATACTTGTGATATGCCCATTGATCTTTGGCTGGTTGCTTGATATCTGCACTTCAGAATTGTTTGGTGTGAACATACCTCAGAAGCTCCAACTTCTATTTGCTTCATCATTTGCTtctaatgcccttcactggctTATTGGATGCATCTGTTTGAAGCTTCACTACTCACTTTCCAGTCTTCTTTGCCCG GTATTGAGGCTAGGAGTTAGTGCCCCTTTTGTCGACACTACTGGAGGCCAAATCAAGATAGGGGAGCCattctgcaacttttatttcaaGATTCTGCTGGGTCTTTTTCTCAGCGTTATCTATGTTGCAATGCTCATTCTTGTCCCTGTTGAAATTGCTTTTCATTTGGCACCTACTGTGTTCCCGTTAGACATCAC CTACTTTGATCCTCCAACTCAGGGCACAGTATTTTGGCAAGCAACACGGAACTATGTAGAATTACTATCAGGTGTTCTTCTTCTGAAGTTTCTAGTTTGCAATGCACTGAAATACCTTGAGCCTGGTGCGCTCGTGCAGAAGGCACTGCGGAATTGGTTTGCCACTACTGAACAGGCTCTTGGTTTGACCGGTTTATTGATTGCCCAGCCTGATGGCTCTGGTGAATCCGAGCTTGGAAATAGTGGCATACCAAAAGATCAGCACAACAGGCCTGCTGAGGCTAAGGACAAAAG GAGATCTGCTGCTGTTCGTATGGTGCTACTTGTGGTGCTAGCGTGGCTTACTTCATTGATATTCAATGCTGCTCTACTTGTTGTTCCAGTCTTAGTTGGACGTGCATTGTTGTTTGCCATCCCTCAGTTGCCAGTAGCAGGTGCTTTGAAGTCCAATG ATCTTTTTGCATTTGCTGTTGGATTTTGCATCTTGTCAACTATTTTTGCTGCCTCTAGAGATGCCTTTGCTTACGCTAAGTCTGGGAGGACACGCCTTCTGATTTCTATTATCTGCAATTGGGGTACAACTGCTTTGAAGAGTTCTCCACTTTTGTTCCTATGG GTTGTCACCATTCCCTTTCTGATCGGATTGCTGGTTGATTGTCTACTGATATCACCCTTCGTGGAAAATGAAGTTCCAGTTCTGGATGTCTTCTGTACTTGGTTCCTGGGGTTGCAATTGCTGAAATTCTGGACTAAGTTG GTTCACTTGACAAGGGTTGCACCTTTCCTGGCCTATGTCATCGATCAAAGGTGGGATCGGAAGCTAACTCAGGCAAGGGAGGATGGGTTTTCAGGGCTCAGGGCAATGTGGGTCTTGCGAGATATACTGATGCCGATCATCGTGAAGCTACTGTCTGCTCTCTGTGTTCCTTATGTGCTCGCAAAAGGCGTCTCCCCAGTATTTGGCTACTCTGCTACCGTGAACTCTGCAGTGCTTCGTTTTGCATGGCTAGGGAGCCTTGCCATGTGTGTGCTCTGTTATATAGCCAAGTTACTCTGCAGGCTCGTCGTCAGACTCCACGATTCTATCAGGGATGAGCGCTATCTCGTCGGGCAGAGGTTGCAGAACTACACTGACAATATGTAG
- the LOC112896674 gene encoding uncharacterized protein LOC112896674 isoform X2 — protein MLNAPDGSHRRWPDNSSRLLEDESTKSNSVSNSDFLVNSFTKPSGNARFTSRRKSKKKSKKHRQRCRKPMDGPEAKCTESSSAAPAVDVGDCEDLALSPKHVGDIHFEETSSPSSSVKEASEEAPESDNDNEYPCCSGGSASCASYCDEIELSRSATSFPGSCGECNSSNFRYLDNAQNSVFTGSAQETCFSGSSVSGNHDTKTLLIIRNECGPDPCEATEFCSNRSGFDENWLEKSDYDSGIYSQNGIGACHGIQAVHLCSDTSSDNDFCLVVSRKRARKEKKMSLWRSYRERASTITNVRNEKYAGRAPMPIAKEVNTNNWSYRQNHVGRVHPQHGIALKHSTKNFMQRPSSVCMETQNGVQADGSKVGASLDHFTGLREQTCGKSTSCFDKEQQLYLSRKLSNALHSRESIYCEMRSVSSSEPTTLKSLRGLCTSESGESTDITVGSLSLQKRRLLDSVRTDDASETISGESSLGSKSTTTELMVECGTVPAVEGNRGCEEFGNSRTHLDEMLRVVNHAYKVQVAADVHLAAGYPITDLETFIYSATPVIGHAPCMRSSNFCSWDQVVSSSFCQHDISNVSLRSIWEWYEEPGCYGLGVKALNDLSSKTSCGSSSEFFAYFVPYISAIQLFGWSKNNTDHSFSVQGRELLKSSNTASSLSSHPVHAKVHKSFEESNACLSESSSVVEGHGELMFEYFETEQPSFRPPLFEKIKELVSGATISDNRILGDPEKLQNTKLCELHPASWFCVAWYPVYRVPRGTFRAAFLTYHSLGKLVPRKCSLDMTCGHTRVASPVVGLQSYNDKGEQWFHLRCTDLKLSPRDEASRAEIQKERLRTLKMGALAMARAVVPKGSGESVNHHPDYEFFLSRCG, from the exons ATGCTTAATGCTCCAGATGGATCTCACAGAAGATGGCCAGATAATTCATCAAGGCTACTGGAAGATGAATCCACCAAATCCAATAGCGTGTCCAATTCGGATTTCCTTGTCAACAGCTTTACCAAGCCAAGTGGTAATGCAAGATTTACTTCAAGAAGGAAGAGCAAAAAGAAAAGCAAGAAGCACAGGCAACGTTGTAGGAAACCAATGGATGGGCCTGAAGCTAAATGCACAGAGAGCAGCAGTGCTGCCCCTGCTGTCGATGTGGGTGATTGTGAAGATTTGGCACTTTCACCTAAGCAtgttggtgacattcactttgAGGAAACTTCTTCTCCCAGTTCATCAGTTAAGGAAGCTTCTGAAGAGGCTCCTGAGAGTGACAATGATAATGAGTACCCTTGCTGCTCAGGTGGTTCAGCTTCCTGTGCATCTTACTGTGATGAGATAGAACTGTCCAGATCAGCAACTTCGTTCCCTGGGTCATGTGGAGAATGTAATAGCAGTAACTTCAGGTATTTGGACAATGCTCAAAATTCCGTATTTACAGGTTCAGCTCAAGAAACTTGTTTTTCTGGCAGTAGTGTGAGCGGTAATCATGATACCAAGACTCTGTTGATCATAAGAAATGAATGTGGACCTGATCCATGTGAAGCGACAGAATTTTGCAGCAATAGGAGTGGATTTGATGAGAATTGGCTAGAGAAGTCTGATTATGACAGTGGCATTTATTCCCAAAATGGCATTGGTGCATGCCATGGAATTCAGGCAGTCCATTTGTGCAGTGACACAAGCAGTGACAATGATTTCTGTCTTGTAGTATCTAGAAAGAGAgccagaaaagaaaagaaaatgtcATTGTGGAGGAGTTATCGAGAGCGTGCGTCCACAATTACAAATGTTCGAAATGAAAAATATGCTGGTCGTGCTCCTATGCCTATTGCCAAGGAAGTCAACACCAACAATTGGTCCTATAGACAAAATCATGTTGGTAGGGTACATCCTCAGCATGGAATTGCACTAAAACACTCCACCAAGAATTTCATGCAAAGGCCAAGTAGTGTTTGCATGGAGACCCAAAATGGAGTTCAAGCAGATGGTTCCAAGGTAGGAGCAAGTCTCGATCATTTTACAGGCCTGAGAGAACAAACTTGTGGAAAATCAACTAGCTGTTTTGACAAAGAACAGCAGCTTTATTTAAGTAGAAAACTATCCAATGCTCTTCACAGCAGAGAATCAATCTATTGTGAGATGAGATCAGTTTCTTCTTCTGAACCAACAACTCTGAAGTCTTTAAGGGGCCTTTGTACTTCAGAATCTGGTGAATCAACAGATATTACCGTAGGATCTCTTTCCCTGCAGAAACGAAGGCTGCTAGATTCCGTTCGAACCGATGATGCCAGTGAAACTATTTCTGGAGAATCATCACTTG GGTCTAAGTCAACGACAACTGAATTAATGGTTGAATGTGGTACAGTTCCAGCTGTTGAAGGGAACCGTGGCTGTGAAGAGTTCGGCAATTCTAGAACACATCTAGATGAGATGCTCAGGGTTGTAAACCATGCTTACAAAGTTCAGGTCGCTGCAGATGTTCACCTTGCTGCTGGTTATCCAATTACTGATCTTGAAACATTTATATATTCTGCAACTCCAGTTATTGGTCATGCACCTTGCATGCGAAGCAGCAATTTTTGTTCATGGGACCAAGTAGTTAGCAGCTCATTTTGTCAACATGACATCTCTAATGTTTCCTTAAGGAGCATATGGGAGTGGTATGAAGAGCCAGGGTGCTATGGGTTGGGAGTAAAAGCTCTAAATGATCTCAGCTCTAAAACATCCTGCGGCAGCAGTTCAGAGTTCTTTGCATACTTTGTACCTTATATATCTGCTATTCAGTTGTTTGGGTGGTCTAAGAATAACACGGATCACAGTTTTTCTGTACAAGGGAGAGAATTATTGAAATCATCAAATACTGCAAGCTCTTTGAGCTCTCATCCTGTGCATGCAAAGGTGCATAAATCGTTTGAGGAAAGCAATGCATGCTTGTCAGAGTCATCTTCAGTTGTAGAAGGTCATGGAGAACTCATGTTTGAGTACTTTGAAACAGAGCAGCCTTCTTTCCGCCCCCcgttatttgaaaa GATCAAGGAGCTTGTTAGCGGTGCAACCATTTCTGACAACCGAATTCTTGGGGACCCTGAAAAGCTGCAAAACACAAAGTTGTGTGAGCTTCATCCAGCTTCCTG GTTCTGTGTTGCCTGGTATCCTGTTTATCGTGTGCCTCGTGGAACCTTCCGTGCAGCATTTCTTACTTACCATTCGCTGGGCAAATTGGTTCCTCGAAAATGCTCCCTGGATATGACTTGTGGGCATACGCGTGTAGCTTCACCAGTTGTTGGTCTCCAGAGTTACAATGACAAG GGAGAACAGTGGTTTCATCTGAGATGCACAGATCTGAAGCTATCACCAAGAGATGAGGCTAGTCGTGCTGAAATTCAAAAAGAAAGGCTGAGGACACTGAAGATGGGTGCACTGGCCATGGCAAGAGCTGTTGTCCCAAAGGGAAGTGGGGAGTCTGTGAACCACCATCCAGATTATGAGTTCTTCCTGTCCCGGTGCGGCTAA
- the LOC112896674 gene encoding uncharacterized protein LOC112896674 isoform X1, giving the protein MPPEHGMPNGTADAVVNRRPRRLFGRASERKNPLNLQFERQVARLESRQQQQRCIVVTVIPLNFCCDYKSPSLTENGNNHPSYQQTSPEESPETSSLSPTSSSSLSPTSSSSLSPTSPSIFFMLNAPDGSHRRWPDNSSRLLEDESTKSNSVSNSDFLVNSFTKPSGNARFTSRRKSKKKSKKHRQRCRKPMDGPEAKCTESSSAAPAVDVGDCEDLALSPKHVGDIHFEETSSPSSSVKEASEEAPESDNDNEYPCCSGGSASCASYCDEIELSRSATSFPGSCGECNSSNFRYLDNAQNSVFTGSAQETCFSGSSVSGNHDTKTLLIIRNECGPDPCEATEFCSNRSGFDENWLEKSDYDSGIYSQNGIGACHGIQAVHLCSDTSSDNDFCLVVSRKRARKEKKMSLWRSYRERASTITNVRNEKYAGRAPMPIAKEVNTNNWSYRQNHVGRVHPQHGIALKHSTKNFMQRPSSVCMETQNGVQADGSKVGASLDHFTGLREQTCGKSTSCFDKEQQLYLSRKLSNALHSRESIYCEMRSVSSSEPTTLKSLRGLCTSESGESTDITVGSLSLQKRRLLDSVRTDDASETISGESSLGSKSTTTELMVECGTVPAVEGNRGCEEFGNSRTHLDEMLRVVNHAYKVQVAADVHLAAGYPITDLETFIYSATPVIGHAPCMRSSNFCSWDQVVSSSFCQHDISNVSLRSIWEWYEEPGCYGLGVKALNDLSSKTSCGSSSEFFAYFVPYISAIQLFGWSKNNTDHSFSVQGRELLKSSNTASSLSSHPVHAKVHKSFEESNACLSESSSVVEGHGELMFEYFETEQPSFRPPLFEKIKELVSGATISDNRILGDPEKLQNTKLCELHPASWFCVAWYPVYRVPRGTFRAAFLTYHSLGKLVPRKCSLDMTCGHTRVASPVVGLQSYNDKGEQWFHLRCTDLKLSPRDEASRAEIQKERLRTLKMGALAMARAVVPKGSGESVNHHPDYEFFLSRCG; this is encoded by the exons ATGCCACCTGAACATGGAATGCCTAATGGAACCGCTGATGCTGTTGTAAATAGGAGGCCTCGGCGCCTCTTTGGGAGAGCATCAGAGAGGAAGAACCCACTCAACCTTCAGTTT GAGCGTCAAGTAGCTCGCCTTGAATCAAGACAGCAACAACAGAG GTGTATTGTCGTGACAGTTATTCCCTTAAATTTCTGTTGTGACTACAAATCACCATCGCTCACGGAGAATGGAAATAATCATCCCTCATATCAACAGACATCTCCAGAAGAGAGCCCTGAGACATCATCCTTATCACCAACCTCGTCATCATCCTTATCACCAACCTCATCATCATCCTTATCACCAACCTCGCCATCAATTTTTTTCATGCTTAATGCTCCAGATGGATCTCACAGAAGATGGCCAGATAATTCATCAAGGCTACTGGAAGATGAATCCACCAAATCCAATAGCGTGTCCAATTCGGATTTCCTTGTCAACAGCTTTACCAAGCCAAGTGGTAATGCAAGATTTACTTCAAGAAGGAAGAGCAAAAAGAAAAGCAAGAAGCACAGGCAACGTTGTAGGAAACCAATGGATGGGCCTGAAGCTAAATGCACAGAGAGCAGCAGTGCTGCCCCTGCTGTCGATGTGGGTGATTGTGAAGATTTGGCACTTTCACCTAAGCAtgttggtgacattcactttgAGGAAACTTCTTCTCCCAGTTCATCAGTTAAGGAAGCTTCTGAAGAGGCTCCTGAGAGTGACAATGATAATGAGTACCCTTGCTGCTCAGGTGGTTCAGCTTCCTGTGCATCTTACTGTGATGAGATAGAACTGTCCAGATCAGCAACTTCGTTCCCTGGGTCATGTGGAGAATGTAATAGCAGTAACTTCAGGTATTTGGACAATGCTCAAAATTCCGTATTTACAGGTTCAGCTCAAGAAACTTGTTTTTCTGGCAGTAGTGTGAGCGGTAATCATGATACCAAGACTCTGTTGATCATAAGAAATGAATGTGGACCTGATCCATGTGAAGCGACAGAATTTTGCAGCAATAGGAGTGGATTTGATGAGAATTGGCTAGAGAAGTCTGATTATGACAGTGGCATTTATTCCCAAAATGGCATTGGTGCATGCCATGGAATTCAGGCAGTCCATTTGTGCAGTGACACAAGCAGTGACAATGATTTCTGTCTTGTAGTATCTAGAAAGAGAgccagaaaagaaaagaaaatgtcATTGTGGAGGAGTTATCGAGAGCGTGCGTCCACAATTACAAATGTTCGAAATGAAAAATATGCTGGTCGTGCTCCTATGCCTATTGCCAAGGAAGTCAACACCAACAATTGGTCCTATAGACAAAATCATGTTGGTAGGGTACATCCTCAGCATGGAATTGCACTAAAACACTCCACCAAGAATTTCATGCAAAGGCCAAGTAGTGTTTGCATGGAGACCCAAAATGGAGTTCAAGCAGATGGTTCCAAGGTAGGAGCAAGTCTCGATCATTTTACAGGCCTGAGAGAACAAACTTGTGGAAAATCAACTAGCTGTTTTGACAAAGAACAGCAGCTTTATTTAAGTAGAAAACTATCCAATGCTCTTCACAGCAGAGAATCAATCTATTGTGAGATGAGATCAGTTTCTTCTTCTGAACCAACAACTCTGAAGTCTTTAAGGGGCCTTTGTACTTCAGAATCTGGTGAATCAACAGATATTACCGTAGGATCTCTTTCCCTGCAGAAACGAAGGCTGCTAGATTCCGTTCGAACCGATGATGCCAGTGAAACTATTTCTGGAGAATCATCACTTG GGTCTAAGTCAACGACAACTGAATTAATGGTTGAATGTGGTACAGTTCCAGCTGTTGAAGGGAACCGTGGCTGTGAAGAGTTCGGCAATTCTAGAACACATCTAGATGAGATGCTCAGGGTTGTAAACCATGCTTACAAAGTTCAGGTCGCTGCAGATGTTCACCTTGCTGCTGGTTATCCAATTACTGATCTTGAAACATTTATATATTCTGCAACTCCAGTTATTGGTCATGCACCTTGCATGCGAAGCAGCAATTTTTGTTCATGGGACCAAGTAGTTAGCAGCTCATTTTGTCAACATGACATCTCTAATGTTTCCTTAAGGAGCATATGGGAGTGGTATGAAGAGCCAGGGTGCTATGGGTTGGGAGTAAAAGCTCTAAATGATCTCAGCTCTAAAACATCCTGCGGCAGCAGTTCAGAGTTCTTTGCATACTTTGTACCTTATATATCTGCTATTCAGTTGTTTGGGTGGTCTAAGAATAACACGGATCACAGTTTTTCTGTACAAGGGAGAGAATTATTGAAATCATCAAATACTGCAAGCTCTTTGAGCTCTCATCCTGTGCATGCAAAGGTGCATAAATCGTTTGAGGAAAGCAATGCATGCTTGTCAGAGTCATCTTCAGTTGTAGAAGGTCATGGAGAACTCATGTTTGAGTACTTTGAAACAGAGCAGCCTTCTTTCCGCCCCCcgttatttgaaaa GATCAAGGAGCTTGTTAGCGGTGCAACCATTTCTGACAACCGAATTCTTGGGGACCCTGAAAAGCTGCAAAACACAAAGTTGTGTGAGCTTCATCCAGCTTCCTG GTTCTGTGTTGCCTGGTATCCTGTTTATCGTGTGCCTCGTGGAACCTTCCGTGCAGCATTTCTTACTTACCATTCGCTGGGCAAATTGGTTCCTCGAAAATGCTCCCTGGATATGACTTGTGGGCATACGCGTGTAGCTTCACCAGTTGTTGGTCTCCAGAGTTACAATGACAAG GGAGAACAGTGGTTTCATCTGAGATGCACAGATCTGAAGCTATCACCAAGAGATGAGGCTAGTCGTGCTGAAATTCAAAAAGAAAGGCTGAGGACACTGAAGATGGGTGCACTGGCCATGGCAAGAGCTGTTGTCCCAAAGGGAAGTGGGGAGTCTGTGAACCACCATCCAGATTATGAGTTCTTCCTGTCCCGGTGCGGCTAA